Proteins from one Brevibacillus humidisoli genomic window:
- a CDS encoding cold-shock protein, with amino-acid sequence MQQGTVKWFNAEKGYGFIQVEGGDDVFVHYSAIQSPGFKTLEEGQRVEFEIVQGNRGPQAANVIKL; translated from the coding sequence ATGCAACAAGGTACGGTAAAATGGTTTAACGCTGAAAAAGGATACGGCTTCATCCAGGTAGAAGGCGGAGATGACGTATTCGTTCATTACAGTGCGATCCAATCGCCGGGTTTCAAAACCCTCGAAGAAGGTCAACGAGTGGAATTTGAAATCGTACAAGGTAACCGTGGTCCGCAAGCAGCCAATGTCATCAAGCTGTAA
- the rodA gene encoding rod shape-determining protein RodA codes for MDLEKRHLKELDWTILLIFVGLGAFSYLGISGSGAGIETAQKQVVWYVLGFVVLGVSLLVDYQLYKSLAYLLYGFGLVLLVGVLFTKPINNAHSWYDLGPVLFQPSEVVKLFIILAVARYLSKNSENPDRFGAFYQLIPPALLVIVPLLLVLIQPDLGTSMVYVGILTTMLVVGGIRLRHVLYLGSLVGSFLATMTVLYFYRDDLFFKIIKPYQWDRIVYWLNPDLEAMGRGFQLKQSLIAIGSGQLMGKGVNTATQASYGWVPVGESDFIFTVIAERMGFIGAGILMMLFFFLIYRMIRIAMEAKDAFGSYVVAGVVGMLTFQVFENIGMTIQLMPITGLPLPFISYGGSSLISNFLIMGIVLNIGMRKQKLMFD; via the coding sequence ATGGACCTGGAGAAACGTCATCTGAAGGAACTGGACTGGACCATCCTGTTGATCTTCGTCGGACTGGGAGCCTTTAGTTATCTGGGCATTTCCGGATCGGGAGCGGGCATAGAAACAGCGCAAAAGCAGGTGGTTTGGTATGTGCTCGGTTTTGTCGTCCTGGGCGTCAGCCTGTTGGTTGATTATCAATTGTATAAAAGTTTGGCCTACTTATTGTACGGCTTCGGACTGGTCCTTCTGGTCGGCGTCCTCTTCACCAAGCCGATTAACAATGCGCACAGTTGGTACGACTTAGGGCCCGTGCTGTTTCAACCTTCGGAAGTTGTCAAATTGTTCATCATCTTGGCCGTAGCCCGCTACCTGTCCAAAAACAGCGAAAACCCGGATCGCTTTGGGGCATTTTATCAGCTGATACCGCCAGCCCTCTTGGTCATTGTACCACTTTTACTCGTTCTGATTCAGCCAGATCTCGGAACGTCGATGGTCTATGTGGGCATCCTGACGACGATGCTGGTAGTTGGCGGTATCCGCCTGCGACATGTCCTGTACCTGGGCTCTTTGGTTGGCAGTTTTCTGGCCACGATGACGGTCCTGTATTTCTATCGAGATGATCTGTTTTTCAAGATTATCAAGCCGTATCAATGGGACCGAATCGTCTATTGGCTTAACCCCGATCTGGAAGCGATGGGACGAGGGTTTCAATTGAAGCAATCGCTGATCGCCATTGGTTCCGGACAGTTGATGGGAAAAGGTGTGAATACCGCTACCCAAGCCAGCTACGGTTGGGTGCCGGTTGGCGAGAGTGACTTCATCTTTACTGTTATCGCGGAGAGAATGGGCTTTATCGGAGCGGGCATCTTGATGATGTTGTTTTTCTTCTTGATCTACCGCATGATTCGGATTGCCATGGAAGCAAAGGACGCATTTGGTTCCTATGTGGTGGCAGGGGTCGTAGGGATGCTCACCTTCCAGGTATTTGAGAACATCGGTATGACCATCCAATTGATGCCGATCACCGGGCTGCCGCTGCCGTTTATCAGCTATGGGGGGAGTTCGCTGATCAGCAACTTCCTGATTATGGGGATTGTACTCAATATCGGCATGCGAAAGCAAAAGCTGATGTTTGACTAA
- the minD gene encoding septum site-determining protein MinD, whose protein sequence is MGLAIVVTSGKGGVGKTTTSANIGSALSLLGQKVCMVDTDIGLRNLDVVMGLENRILYDLVDVATGTCALQKALINDKRFENLALLPAAQTKDKSAVTPEQMEEIVTQLKREYDYVIIDCPAGIEQGFRNAVVGADQAIVVTTPEKAAVRDADRIIGLLEREKVGMPKLVINRVRHHMVKSGDMLDVEDILAVLAIDLIGVVPDDEYVIKSANAGEPAVMNHESRAAIAYRNIARRLLGESVPLLPLEEKKGVFSRMRKFLGLT, encoded by the coding sequence GTGGGCTTAGCGATTGTCGTAACTTCAGGCAAAGGCGGAGTAGGGAAAACGACGACTTCGGCAAACATCGGAAGTGCCTTGTCACTGCTCGGACAAAAAGTGTGTATGGTCGATACGGACATCGGTTTGCGCAATCTCGACGTGGTGATGGGACTGGAAAACCGTATCCTGTACGATCTGGTCGACGTTGCGACTGGCACATGTGCCCTGCAAAAAGCGTTGATTAATGACAAGCGCTTCGAGAATCTGGCGCTCTTGCCGGCTGCTCAAACCAAGGACAAAAGTGCAGTAACCCCGGAGCAGATGGAAGAGATCGTTACCCAACTAAAACGCGAGTATGATTATGTGATCATCGATTGTCCGGCAGGCATTGAACAGGGATTCCGCAATGCCGTGGTTGGTGCGGATCAGGCCATTGTGGTGACCACGCCAGAGAAAGCGGCGGTTCGAGATGCTGACCGAATCATCGGACTATTGGAACGGGAAAAAGTGGGGATGCCCAAACTGGTTATCAACCGTGTCCGGCATCACATGGTGAAAAGCGGCGACATGCTGGATGTGGAAGATATACTGGCAGTGTTGGCCATTGACTTAATCGGGGTCGTGCCGGATGATGAGTATGTGATCAAGTCAGCTAATGCAGGTGAACCGGCTGTGATGAACCACGAATCTCGTGCCGCGATCGCGTACCGCAATATAGCACGGCGATTGCTGGGTGAGTCCGTGCCACTTCTGCCCCTGGAAGAAAAGAAGGGCGTATTCAGTCGCATGCGGAAATTTCTGGGGCTGACATAA
- the minC gene encoding septum site-determining protein MinC, translating to MTTTRSKVTIKGTKDGLVFFMDDTCSFDELITDLREKIEHSHQQILTGPLIRVSLRMGKRYCTPEQQEQLTQIIRQKGNLVIHTIDADVISKEEAFAEREKSKFMIETRTIRSGQVLEFDGDILLLGDVNPGGTVRSTGNIYVMGALRGVAHAGANGDDATVIASASLEPTQLRIAEVISRPGEEWADKQGSAEFAYVEDGKMMVAKMNYLHRVRPDIGWKKAFGV from the coding sequence ATGACCACAACCAGAAGTAAAGTGACGATCAAAGGAACAAAAGACGGACTCGTTTTCTTCATGGACGATACATGTTCCTTTGACGAATTGATAACCGATCTGCGAGAGAAGATTGAACACAGTCACCAGCAAATCTTGACCGGTCCACTGATCCGTGTCTCGCTTCGAATGGGCAAACGGTACTGTACTCCGGAACAGCAAGAACAGCTAACGCAGATCATTCGGCAAAAAGGGAATCTGGTCATCCATACGATCGATGCTGACGTGATCTCCAAAGAGGAGGCGTTTGCAGAACGGGAAAAATCAAAATTCATGATAGAAACACGGACGATCCGCTCCGGGCAAGTGCTGGAGTTTGACGGCGACATTTTGCTGCTGGGAGACGTCAATCCCGGAGGGACGGTGCGGAGTACCGGCAACATCTACGTGATGGGAGCCCTGCGAGGAGTTGCTCATGCAGGGGCAAATGGAGACGATGCCACGGTAATCGCTTCGGCCTCGCTGGAACCGACCCAACTGCGGATTGCAGAAGTGATCAGTCGTCCTGGTGAGGAGTGGGCGGATAAGCAAGGCTCGGCCGAATTTGCTTACGTAGAAGACGGCAAAATGATGGTGGCCAAGATGAACTACCTTCATCGCGTCCGCCCGGATATTGGATGGAAAAAAGCTTTTGGTGTGTAG
- a CDS encoding peptidoglycan D,D-transpeptidase FtsI family protein, with translation MEEKKPEQSHIPIRLNILFFIVFVFFAAIILRLAYVQLVEGEQYKHDLELYSTRELPIPAPRGRILDRNGEVLVSNKPVYTVTYVEEQNQEIDEEKVAEKLTTILRMDEQPGTDKELLKKAVELNTVLPVSFGPEETAQLISRLSERLSTLPTIEKAASLSDAQLVKAAILVGMWTNPNLDEKQLDQLKQQIGTVLKNAQTDLEQMSTYLLLKTAIQHNVDISVRLDDTERNDLRKELKTQLQTLPSPSKLKTLSDMDLLRLASQFDFDVTLPLSDEQRLFQWNKLTILKEMRSYELPSYVPRRVKVNITQQEMAKIVERRTELPGIDVIVEPIRQIKEDNDGAFGTHILGSTVAIRQEQLEEYLARGYSPTDRVGELGLELYYEEQLRGKDGVMEVHVNKNSETVEKQMTLPAQPGNDLVLAMDWRFQSKVEEILETSIKEIQKDPKKSKNITEAHAIVMNPNTGEILAMASYPDYNLNWHYNREEFNKRYHDEILPNQRNDLINAAYAPGSTVKPISVMIALQEGLTTPRETIFDSGGLMVGNVYMRNWKAGGHGSVDARRALKVSNNTYMYTMAMRLAEKAYSQNKSYKTQFAVLDYYNAQFGLGVKTGVDLPGEITGWFSSYDYLGNLAHAFIGQYDNFTPMQLAQYVSTIANDGYRLRPHFVKEIRKGTTDPSQPGPVLTTVKPDVLNRIEIDPKWLTVIQEGMRMVTEPGGTAYYSFKDLPFTVAAKTGTAQTGSTEDNSLIVGYAPYENPQVSFVVIVPKGGHGSDSSGPIAREILEAYHQLYPLSSTASASQTTVR, from the coding sequence TTGGAAGAGAAAAAACCGGAGCAGTCTCACATCCCAATCAGGCTGAACATTTTGTTCTTCATCGTATTTGTCTTTTTTGCCGCTATTATTCTGCGTCTGGCATACGTTCAACTGGTAGAAGGCGAGCAGTACAAACACGATTTGGAGCTGTACAGTACACGTGAGTTGCCCATTCCCGCCCCCCGCGGCCGGATTCTCGATCGCAACGGCGAGGTGCTTGTTTCCAATAAACCGGTCTATACCGTCACCTATGTGGAAGAGCAAAATCAAGAGATCGATGAGGAGAAAGTGGCGGAAAAACTGACTACCATCTTGCGAATGGATGAGCAGCCAGGGACTGACAAGGAACTGTTGAAAAAAGCAGTCGAATTGAATACCGTCCTGCCTGTTTCTTTTGGACCGGAGGAAACCGCTCAACTGATATCGAGGCTATCCGAACGGCTGAGCACACTGCCGACGATTGAAAAAGCAGCTTCTCTATCCGATGCGCAGCTGGTAAAAGCTGCGATATTGGTCGGCATGTGGACGAATCCCAATCTGGATGAAAAACAGCTTGATCAGCTCAAGCAGCAGATTGGTACCGTGCTGAAGAATGCTCAGACTGATCTGGAGCAGATGTCCACGTACCTTTTATTGAAAACGGCAATCCAACACAATGTTGATATTTCTGTTCGACTGGATGATACGGAGCGGAATGACCTGCGCAAGGAACTAAAAACGCAACTGCAGACGCTGCCTAGTCCCAGTAAACTGAAAACGTTGTCCGACATGGACCTGCTGCGACTCGCTTCGCAGTTTGATTTTGACGTGACCCTGCCGCTGAGCGACGAACAGCGGTTGTTCCAATGGAACAAGCTGACGATCTTGAAAGAAATGCGTTCCTACGAACTCCCCAGTTATGTCCCGCGTCGAGTAAAGGTGAACATCACACAGCAGGAAATGGCTAAAATCGTGGAACGGCGTACAGAGCTTCCCGGCATTGACGTCATCGTAGAGCCGATCCGCCAGATCAAGGAGGATAACGACGGTGCCTTTGGGACTCACATCCTCGGCAGCACCGTAGCGATTCGGCAGGAGCAGCTAGAAGAATATCTGGCACGTGGGTATAGCCCGACGGACCGTGTTGGCGAGTTAGGCCTCGAGCTGTATTACGAGGAGCAGCTGCGCGGTAAGGATGGCGTCATGGAAGTACACGTGAACAAGAACTCTGAGACAGTAGAAAAACAGATGACTCTGCCGGCACAACCAGGAAACGATCTGGTGTTGGCCATGGATTGGCGTTTTCAAAGTAAAGTGGAAGAAATCCTGGAAACAAGCATAAAGGAAATCCAAAAAGATCCGAAGAAGAGTAAAAATATCACGGAAGCCCACGCCATCGTGATGAACCCGAATACGGGAGAGATTCTGGCGATGGCCAGCTACCCCGACTACAATCTCAACTGGCATTACAACCGGGAGGAGTTCAACAAACGATATCATGACGAGATTTTGCCCAACCAGCGCAATGATCTGATCAACGCCGCTTATGCACCTGGCTCCACGGTCAAGCCGATTTCCGTGATGATTGCCCTGCAGGAGGGATTGACCACTCCCAGAGAAACGATTTTTGACAGCGGCGGGTTAATGGTGGGAAACGTCTATATGCGCAACTGGAAGGCGGGCGGCCATGGTTCCGTTGATGCCAGACGTGCCCTGAAGGTATCGAACAACACCTATATGTATACGATGGCCATGCGTCTGGCTGAAAAGGCGTACAGTCAGAACAAAAGCTACAAGACACAGTTTGCCGTTCTCGACTACTACAACGCACAGTTTGGATTAGGTGTCAAAACAGGCGTTGACCTACCCGGTGAGATTACCGGCTGGTTTTCCAGCTACGACTATCTGGGCAACCTGGCGCATGCCTTTATCGGCCAGTACGACAACTTTACACCGATGCAGTTGGCGCAGTACGTCTCCACAATTGCTAATGACGGCTACCGCCTGCGGCCGCATTTTGTCAAAGAAATTCGCAAGGGCACAACCGATCCAAGTCAGCCGGGGCCGGTACTTACGACAGTAAAACCGGATGTGTTAAACCGGATCGAAATCGATCCCAAGTGGCTCACAGTGATTCAGGAAGGGATGAGGATGGTCACGGAGCCGGGCGGAACGGCATACTACTCGTTTAAAGACCTCCCCTTTACCGTTGCGGCCAAAACCGGTACGGCACAAACGGGTTCCACCGAAGACAATTCACTGATTGTCGGATACGCTCCGTATGAGAATCCACAGGTATCGTTTGTGGTGATCGTACCGAAAGGCGGCCATGGTTCTGATTCGTCCGGGCCGATCGCCAGGGAGATTTTGGAGGCCTATCACCAACTGTATCCGCTGTCGTCAACAGCCTCTGCATCTCAGACGACTGTTCGTTAA
- the mreD gene encoding rod shape-determining protein MreD, producing MPRLILTLTLLVLFLLEGTVLQLLLPDTWGLTWEAVPRFVLVGVVLIGLFLNRRESLIYGMVFGFLHDVLYNQIIGVHTLTMMVAGYFAGLALLLFHRSLAVAFVTLTLVLFGHEWLLYSLYRLFFPIDVDVQWMLRQQILPTVGLNLLFAVLIYFPLSKIAAGVNAKKEMKLD from the coding sequence ATGCCCCGGCTAATTCTTACCCTTACCTTGTTGGTGTTGTTTTTGCTGGAAGGGACGGTGCTGCAGCTGCTACTGCCGGATACATGGGGGCTCACCTGGGAGGCGGTCCCCCGATTCGTCCTGGTCGGTGTGGTTCTGATCGGTTTGTTTCTGAACCGACGGGAATCACTGATCTACGGCATGGTGTTCGGGTTCCTTCACGATGTGCTGTACAATCAGATCATTGGCGTCCACACCTTGACGATGATGGTAGCCGGCTACTTTGCCGGACTTGCGTTGCTGTTGTTTCACCGCAGTCTTGCGGTGGCTTTTGTCACACTCACATTGGTATTGTTTGGCCACGAGTGGCTTTTGTACAGTTTATACCGCTTGTTTTTCCCCATTGATGTTGATGTACAATGGATGTTGAGACAGCAAATACTGCCGACAGTCGGCCTCAATCTGCTGTTTGCCGTACTCATTTACTTCCCGCTGAGCAAGATTGCCGCAGGCGTGAATGCAAAAAAAGAGATGAAGTTGGATTAG
- the mreC gene encoding rod shape-determining protein MreC: MSFFGNKRLIIMLVGLVLLISVMGYTARERDTLTWPEEFLKDTFSLMQGLFYRPAQAFSHFVSGVSAAYDVYQENRVLKASLDQYAQVTAQLKLLEAENARLRTLLDAKTRLHDYKLRVAEVVARNSDHWNDVVTIDKGRVHGIKKDMAVISATGMIGRVESVANFSSTVELVTAIENSNHLSAKIITERKTDNGVEPQPIAGVIEEYDQRRRLLIMRKIPLGYKVEPGQEVVTSGMGGVIPRGLLIGKVVGVEAGDYGLTQTAFVKPSADLSQLSEVMVVERAFVTTPEGELIPSAPDEQMGDTETQGEAGGTSEGNHSPAQGGGSR; this comes from the coding sequence ATGTCGTTCTTTGGCAACAAGCGACTGATCATCATGCTCGTGGGGTTGGTCTTGCTCATCTCGGTGATGGGATACACAGCGAGAGAGCGAGACACTCTGACTTGGCCGGAAGAGTTTCTCAAGGATACGTTCAGCTTGATGCAGGGGCTTTTTTATCGCCCTGCTCAGGCTTTTTCCCATTTTGTGTCAGGGGTGTCCGCTGCCTATGACGTATATCAGGAAAACCGTGTGTTAAAAGCAAGCCTGGATCAGTATGCGCAGGTAACGGCACAGTTAAAATTACTAGAAGCGGAAAACGCCCGGCTCCGTACACTGTTGGATGCCAAAACACGGCTTCACGACTATAAACTGCGGGTGGCAGAGGTGGTCGCTCGCAACTCCGACCATTGGAATGACGTCGTCACGATTGACAAGGGACGTGTGCACGGGATCAAAAAAGATATGGCCGTCATCTCTGCCACTGGAATGATCGGCCGGGTGGAAAGCGTAGCCAACTTCTCCTCTACGGTCGAGCTTGTAACGGCGATTGAAAACAGCAATCATCTGTCGGCCAAGATCATCACGGAACGAAAGACGGATAACGGAGTGGAACCTCAGCCGATCGCCGGAGTGATAGAGGAGTACGATCAGCGTCGACGCTTACTGATTATGCGAAAAATTCCGTTGGGATATAAAGTAGAACCTGGACAGGAAGTAGTAACGTCCGGGATGGGCGGTGTCATCCCTCGTGGTTTGTTGATCGGAAAAGTGGTTGGTGTAGAGGCGGGGGATTACGGTCTGACGCAAACTGCTTTCGTCAAACCAAGCGCCGATCTGAGCCAACTCAGTGAGGTGATGGTGGTGGAGCGAGCGTTTGTCACCACTCCTGAGGGCGAACTAATTCCCTCCGCACCAGACGAACAGATGGGCGATACGGAAACCCAGGGGGAAGCGGGAGGAACCTCGGAAGGCAATCACTCCCCTGCTCAAGGGGGAGGGAGTCGGTAA